The following proteins come from a genomic window of Sander vitreus isolate 19-12246 chromosome 14, sanVit1, whole genome shotgun sequence:
- the LOC144528602 gene encoding coagulation factor XI-like, translating to MGTHLILVGLLSICSLSFGQDCNQQLLENVDFSGNDITSLFSPDVEHCQQLCTQHPSCNFFTFVRADWNKDDSYFHCYIKAASNGQPDVQAPLLGVTSGFSLKPCSQDLEPCLSNVYQNVDFTGADYRTLFTADYEECQRACTQDPACQFFTLLDEAFTAFGNRYRFKCHLKFSWPVPRIPVVEKKTGVTSGFSQITEISQQSVCQGKLFPNTDIPGNDIENIPAASAEHCQALCSAHSVCTYFTFNSNDFNCYLKKNNEEMVTQESGEGTSGLPARFCQLDNAWVQVVHENVDFSGSDIRFELMDDADTCQRTCTQDAYCQFYTYTNDNFGDPIYRRRCYLKRTITMPAPPKVAKVANVVSGFQLRNC from the exons ATGGGAACACATTTGATCTTGGTGGGTCTGCTGTCTATCTGCAGTCTCTCTTTTGGTCAAG ATTGTAATCAACAGCTTCTGGAGAATGTGGATTTCTCAGGAAACGACATAacatctctcttctctcctgatGTTGAGCACTGTCAGCAGCTTTGCACCCAGCACCCCTCCTGTAACTTCTTTACCTTCGTTCGGGCTGACTGGAACAAAGATGACAG CTACTTTCACTGCTACATCAAAGCCGCTTCCAATGGACAACCCGATGTTCAGGCTCCACTACTGGGTGTCACCTCTGGATTTTCTCTCAAACCCTGCAGCCAAGACTTAG AGCCTTGCCTGTCCAATGTGTACCAGAACGTGGATTTCACAGGTGCCGACTACAGAACCTTGTTCACAGCAGACTATGAGGAGTGTCAGAGGGCCTGCACACAGGACCCTGCCTGTCAGTTCTTTACTTTACTAGACGAGGCCTTCACAGCATTTGGTAACAG GTATAGGTTTAAGTGCCACCTTAAATTCAGCTGGCCAGTACCAAGGATACCTGTTGTAGAAAAAAAGACTGGTGTAACATCTGGATTCTCCCAAATAACAGAAATAAGTCAACAGTCAG TGTGTCAGGGCAAGCTTTTTCCAAACACTGACATCCCAGGAAACGACATCGAGAATATTcctgctgcctctgctgaaCACTGTCAGGCACTGTGCTCTGCTCATTCAGTCTGCACCTACTTCACTTTTAACAG TAATGACTTTAATTGTTAcctgaagaaaaacaatgagGAAATGGTGACTCAAGAAAGCGGCGAGGGAACATCTGGGTTACCAGCACGTTTCTGTCAGCTGGATAACG CCTGGGTTCAGGTGGTTCATGAAAACGTAGACTTCTCAGGTTCTGACATTCGCTTTGAGCTGATGGATGATGCAGACACATGTCAGAGGACCTGTACTCAGGATGCTTACTGCCAGTTCTACACCTATACCAATgacaactttggtgatcccatcTACCG GCGTCGCTGCTATCTCAAGCGTACCATCACCATGCCTGCTCCTCCTAAAGTTGCCAAAGTGGCCAATGTGGTATCAGGCTTCCAGCTGAGGAACTGTTAA